A genomic window from Silene latifolia isolate original U9 population chromosome 11, ASM4854445v1, whole genome shotgun sequence includes:
- the LOC141614187 gene encoding protein FAR-RED IMPAIRED RESPONSE 1-like, whose protein sequence is MGSRSSSNVITNDITNEGQMVEVIASQSISEIFALNIDVPEIVQDNVVDEAEVIEEAEPVIGMVFDTLELGIAFYEAYGKECGFVTRKGSQKNKQGVTTHKTCLCNKAGECEAKGKKHRRQRTRVGCFARINFKRIANGKYHIYGFVEGHNHMPATPLTMVHLTQTRELNIVHKKMIVDNSKVNKGPVMTYRMSKEYVRGYQNVGASLEDFKNFSRDIKKFLSEGDAQMLIEHFMKIKRMCPSFYFDFEVDEKGRLSHVFG, encoded by the exons ATGGGGTCGCGTAGTTCTTCTAATGTCATTACAAATGACATTACAAATGAAGGACAGATGGTTGAAGTTATTGCATCTCAATCCATATCAGAAATATTTGCCCTTAACATTGATGTTCCTGAAATCGTACAAG ATAACGTAGTAGACGAGGCAGAGGTAATAGAGGAGGCAGAG CCTGTTATTGGTATGGTCTTTGATACACTTGAGCTCGGTATTGCCTTTTATGAAGCATATGGAAAAGAATGTGGGTTTGTGACTAGAAAAGGCTCACAAAAAAATAAACAGGGTGTCACTACACATAAAACTTGTTTGTGTAATAAGGCTGGAGAATGTGAAGCGAAAGGCAAAAaacaccgtaggcaaaggactcgGGTAGGTTGCTTTGCTAGGATTAACTTTAAACGAATTGCTAACGGTAAATACCATATTTATGGTTTTGTTGAAGGGCATAATCATATGCCAGCTACACCATTAACAATGGTACATCTGACGCAAACGAGAGAATTGAATATAGTTCATAAAAAAATGATAGTTGACAACTCAAAGGTTAACAAAGGTCCAGTTATGACCTATAGGATGTCTAAGGAGTATGTCAGAGGTTATCAGAATGTGGGTGCTTCATTGGAAGACTTTAAAAACTTTTCAAGGGATATCAAAAAGTTCTTGTCAGAAGGGGATGCTCAAATGCTTATTGagcattttatgaaaataaaaagaATGTGTCCATCCTTTTACTTTGACTTTGAGGTAGATGAGAAAGGTAGATTGTCACATGTTTTTGGGTGA
- the LOC141614185 gene encoding protein FAR-RED ELONGATED HYPOCOTYL 3-like, translated as MDTQRWAQSKLIAQSKYSFPDLATPLDLEKHAAETYTPRIFEEFKVEIKAACFTCAIGDKQKDKNHAILYINVKDRERKKDYKGGYKTAEVKLVCNYKKFERHGILCRHILCVLKDYGFEKIPSEYLLNRWSKLATCHQYSIRWASCCLRCRSVDAQKNKLTELWSEMFPCVSLVEQSPVNCDELLTILREFKEKVLAETTSSVADDGGNSSIGKKRDKNAEIRMLLGTSVPSEITILPPRQCKNKGSGKRMISQRERAGEVNKKPLRRCKACGQMANHDSRNCDRPKDH; from the coding sequence ATGGATACACAacgatgggctcaatcaaaactGATTGCACAATCTAAGTACTCGTTTCCTGACTTGGCTACTCCTCTAGACCTGGAAAAGCATGCAGCAGAAACCTACACTCCGAGAATTTTCGAGGAGTTCAAAGTGGAAATAAAAGCAGCATGCTTTACATGTGCCATTGGGGACAAACAAAAAGATAAGAATCATGCAATTCTCTACATAAATGTCAAGGATCGTGAGAGAAAGAAAGACTATAAGGGGGGTTATAAGACAGCTGAAGTGAAACTAGTATGCAATTACAAGAAATTTGAACGACATGGAATACTTTGTCGACATATTCTATGTGTCCTTAAAGATTATGGTTTTGAGAAAATTCCAAGCGAATACCTACTTAATAGGTGGAGCAAACTAGCAACCTGCCACCAATATTCAATTCGATGGGCGAGTTGTTGCTTGCGATGCAGATCAGTCGATGCACAAAAGAACAAACTGACTGAATTGTGGTCAGAAATGTTCCCTTGTGTGTCACTAGTTGAACAGAGTCCTGTTAATTGTGATGAGTTACTAACCATTTTACGCGAGTTCAAGGAAAAGGTACTTGCAGAAACAACAAGTAGTGTCGCTGATGATGGTGGTAATAGTAGTATTGGAAAGAAAAGGGACAAAAATGCGGAAATTAGAATGCTCTTGGGTACAAGTGTGCCTAGCGAAATTACAATTTTGCCGCCAAGACAATGCAAAAACAAAGGCTCGGGGAAAAGAATGATTTCACAAAGAGAAAGAGCAGGGGAAGTCAATAAGAAACCACTAAGAAGATGCAAGGCATGTGGGCAGATGGCGAACCACGATAGCAGGAATTGTGACCGACCAAAGGATCACTGA
- the LOC141614186 gene encoding protein FAR1-RELATED SEQUENCE 5-like codes for MIFAPFIGVDHHKRCVTFGAGLLINESKESFAWLFTKFLEAMGGRYPLCIITDEDLGIEGGLKKVFKDKVQHRYCMWHILKKLPEKVGPVICRETEFLKEINSCVWGEDVEPAKFEERWTTIVEAHGLSDNEWLQEKYGIRHFWIPA; via the coding sequence ATGATATTCGCCCCTTTCATAGGGGTGGATCATCATAAGAGATGTGTGACCTTTGGGGCTGGGCTTCTTATTAATGAGAGCAAGGAGTCATTTGCTTGGTTATTTACGAAATTCCTAGAAGCTATGGGGGGTCGTTATCCTTTGTGTATAATAACTGACGAAGATTTGGGAATAGAAGGAGGACTTAAGAAAGTCTTTAAAGATAAAGTGCAACatagatattgcatgtggcacatattGAAGAAGTTGCCAGAGAAGGTAGGGCCTGTTATATGTAGAGAAACTGAGTTTTTGAAAGAGATAAACTCATGTGTTTGGGGCGAAGATGTGGAGCCTGCTAAATTTGAGGAAAGATGGACAACCATTGTGGAAGCTCATGGGTTGTCGGATAATGAGTGGCTTCAGGAAAAGTATGGCATTAGACATTTTTGGATTCCAGCTTAA